Proteins co-encoded in one bacterium genomic window:
- a CDS encoding phosphoethanolamine transferase, with product MGALILCYALALLPPFLVELWHDYSGVYYLYASRWNYIFSTSLLILLFALALACLTHYAGRFRRFLFVLLMLALSFLGTVNLIHVALYDAPISVGAVDALLGTDLHEAIEYLTFHWTKGVMLSLALYGAGGLAMVLGMWRLLGRPRCCGRRDHRWAWPALLVLAAVVYRFPGIAYYHVEAFQKKALWSRMAELNRQVPSVRIFHDIGNWLAYRQWLEQTQQVRVGNNYGAALVEASRPRTVVIVLGESLRRDRMSVYGYHLPTTPRLDARRKQLLLFNRAISPSNQTVPSLTKMLTTATIHEPDRFLTEPSILNAAKNAGYRTYWLSNQGRVGVFDSLISLIAHDSETTIFTNTEFYGTVYDEALLHPLGVVLKEEYPHKFIVLHTLGSHQNYRNRYPPENSHFSAESYLDACSTPEEAQTLAEYDNSVRYTDEVLGEILQLLEKQPDSVLLFVSDHGERLFDKEGSACGHGFPEPRRLEFDVPYFIWCNGGCPKAWKRSQARNRDVAFSTENLFHTAANLLGLEMEVYKAQDDVLNPRYLPARKPLIIDVNRQVRPYFSLP from the coding sequence TTGGGCGCCTTGATCCTTTGCTACGCCCTGGCCCTCCTGCCTCCCTTTCTGGTGGAGCTTTGGCACGATTATTCCGGCGTCTATTACCTTTACGCCAGCCGCTGGAACTACATCTTCAGCACCTCGCTGCTGATCCTCTTGTTCGCGCTGGCGTTGGCTTGCTTGACCCACTACGCCGGGCGCTTTCGCCGCTTTCTGTTCGTTTTATTGATGCTGGCTCTGTCTTTCTTGGGCACGGTCAATCTCATTCATGTCGCCCTATACGATGCGCCTATTTCGGTCGGCGCGGTCGACGCCTTGCTGGGGACCGATCTCCACGAAGCGATCGAATACCTCACCTTCCATTGGACCAAGGGAGTGATGCTGTCCTTGGCGCTTTATGGCGCCGGCGGTTTGGCCATGGTGCTGGGAATGTGGCGGTTGCTCGGCCGTCCTCGTTGTTGCGGCCGTCGCGACCATCGCTGGGCTTGGCCGGCCCTATTGGTCTTGGCCGCGGTGGTTTATCGATTTCCCGGCATCGCTTATTACCATGTCGAGGCTTTCCAAAAGAAAGCGCTGTGGTCCCGGATGGCCGAGCTCAACCGCCAAGTGCCCAGCGTCCGCATCTTCCACGACATCGGAAATTGGCTGGCCTATCGCCAATGGCTCGAGCAGACCCAGCAGGTCCGGGTCGGCAACAACTACGGCGCGGCCTTGGTCGAGGCCTCGCGGCCCCGGACCGTCGTGATCGTGCTCGGCGAGTCGCTGCGCCGCGACCGGATGAGCGTCTACGGCTATCACTTGCCGACCACTCCCCGCTTGGACGCCAGGCGCAAGCAGCTCCTGCTGTTCAACCGGGCTATATCGCCGTCCAATCAAACCGTCCCGAGCTTGACCAAGATGCTGACGACCGCCACCATCCATGAACCCGACCGCTTTCTGACCGAGCCCTCCATCCTCAACGCCGCGAAGAATGCCGGCTACCGGACCTATTGGCTGTCGAACCAGGGCAGGGTCGGGGTTTTCGATTCTTTGATCTCCCTGATCGCCCACGACTCCGAGACGACCATCTTCACGAACACCGAGTTCTATGGGACCGTCTACGACGAGGCCCTGCTCCACCCCCTCGGTGTCGTCTTGAAGGAGGAGTATCCGCATAAATTCATCGTGCTGCACACCTTGGGATCCCATCAAAATTACCGGAACCGCTACCCGCCCGAAAACTCCCATTTTAGCGCCGAAAGCTATCTCGATGCCTGTTCCACCCCGGAAGAGGCCCAAACGCTGGCCGAGTACGACAACAGCGTGCGCTACACCGACGAGGTGCTGGGCGAGATTTTGCAGTTGCTGGAAAAGCAGCCCGACAGCGTCCTGCTCTTCGTCAGCGATCACGGCGAAAGGCTGTTCGACAAGGAGGGGAGCGCCTGCGGCCATGGCTTTCCCGAGCCCCGCCGGCTGGAGTTCGACGTGCCCTACTTCATCTGGTGCAATGGCGGCTGTCCCAAGGCCTGGAAGCGTAGTCAGGCCCGGAACCGCGACGTCGCCTTCAGCACCGAGAACCTTTTCCACACCGCGGCCAATTTGCTGGGGCTGGAGATGGAGGTCTACAAAGCCCAGGACGACGTCTTGAATCCCCGTTACTTGCCGGCGCGAAAGCCCCTGATCATCGACGTCAATCGCCAAGTCCGGCCGTATTTTTCGCTGCCTTAA
- a CDS encoding MFS transporter — translation MLSDARDPCNEAILRSRPEVKDCGAKGPWVLAAAILGSSITFIDGTVVNLALPVLQSKLGASVSEAQWIVESYALMLASLLLVGGSIGDRLGRKRVFSAGALLFGLASAWCGIAPSAIQLIIARGAQGVGAALLVPGSLALISANFSKQRRGRAIGTWSAFTSIAAGAGPILGGWLVETFSWRWIFFINLPLAATVLLISWRQVPESRDEQAKGVDFLGGALATLGLTGIVFGLIESNTRSMTSPVVTVSIAAGLAALAGFFTVEARRRDPMMPLGLFRSATFAGANLLTFFLYAALGGILFFLPFNLIQVQGYSPTAAGAALLPFVLTMFLLSRWAGGLVDHFGSKLPLVVGPLVAAAGFALFALPGPQAGNYWANFFPAVTVMSLGMALSVAPLTTTVMGAVEERHVGVASGINNAVARTASLLAVAVFGVFLLSSFQANLSGRLSAMPIPPEERARVLGHSGDLANIRIPDTLGKGTQAGIRQAIQESFVEGFRLVSWLAAGLAAASALASWLLIAGKRGPGQSASASN, via the coding sequence ATGCTCAGCGACGCTCGAGACCCTTGCAATGAAGCGATCCTGCGCTCTCGCCCGGAGGTCAAGGATTGCGGGGCCAAGGGGCCTTGGGTGTTGGCGGCGGCCATCCTCGGCTCCAGCATCACCTTCATTGACGGAACGGTGGTGAACCTCGCCCTTCCGGTGCTCCAAAGCAAGCTCGGAGCCAGCGTTTCGGAAGCGCAGTGGATCGTGGAGTCCTATGCGCTCATGCTCGCCTCCTTGCTTCTGGTCGGCGGTTCGATCGGCGACCGCCTTGGTCGCAAGCGAGTCTTTTCGGCCGGCGCCCTGCTCTTCGGCCTCGCCTCGGCTTGGTGCGGAATCGCCCCGAGCGCGATCCAGCTCATCATCGCCCGCGGTGCCCAAGGCGTGGGGGCAGCCCTCTTGGTGCCGGGAAGCCTGGCTCTCATCAGCGCCAATTTCTCGAAACAGCGACGAGGCCGGGCCATCGGGACTTGGTCGGCCTTCACTTCAATCGCGGCCGGGGCCGGTCCCATCTTGGGTGGCTGGCTCGTCGAGACGTTTTCGTGGCGTTGGATTTTTTTTATCAATCTTCCTCTCGCCGCGACCGTATTGCTGATCTCGTGGCGTCAAGTCCCTGAAAGCCGAGACGAGCAAGCCAAGGGAGTGGACTTCTTGGGTGGAGCTCTGGCAACCCTCGGGCTCACCGGCATCGTTTTCGGCCTGATCGAATCGAACACCCGGAGCATGACCTCCCCGGTCGTCACCGTCAGCATCGCCGCTGGCCTTGCGGCGCTCGCCGGATTTTTCACGGTCGAAGCGAGGCGCCGGGACCCCATGATGCCGCTCGGACTGTTTCGCTCGGCGACGTTTGCGGGCGCAAATTTATTGACCTTCTTCTTATATGCCGCGCTAGGTGGAATCCTTTTCTTCCTGCCCTTCAACCTGATTCAAGTCCAAGGCTATAGCCCAACCGCCGCCGGTGCGGCATTGCTGCCGTTCGTATTGACGATGTTCCTGCTCTCGCGCTGGGCCGGCGGCTTGGTCGATCATTTTGGATCGAAGCTTCCGCTTGTTGTCGGCCCCCTTGTCGCCGCCGCCGGCTTTGCCTTGTTCGCCTTGCCGGGGCCCCAGGCCGGCAATTACTGGGCCAATTTCTTTCCGGCGGTGACGGTAATGAGCCTGGGAATGGCCTTGAGCGTCGCGCCGCTGACGACCACCGTCATGGGCGCCGTCGAGGAACGGCACGTCGGTGTCGCTTCCGGCATCAACAACGCCGTTGCCCGCACCGCCAGCCTGCTTGCCGTTGCGGTTTTCGGGGTTTTTCTGCTGAGCTCTTTCCAAGCCAATCTTTCCGGGCGTTTGAGTGCAATGCCGATTCCGCCGGAAGAGCGAGCGCGAGTCCTCGGACACAGCGGCGACTTGGCCAATATTAGGATTCCCGATACTCTCGGAAAGGGCACCCAAGCGGGCATTCGGCAGGCGATTCAAGAATCCTTTGTCGAGGGCTTTCGCCTGGTCTCCTGGCTGGCGGCCGGCCTCGCCGCGGCGAGCGCCTTGGCTTCGTGGCTGCTGATCGCCGGTAAGCGCGGCCCGGGCCAGAGCGCCTCTGCTTCCAACTGA
- a CDS encoding DUF6130 family protein — MNPPLPDLLAQGVVWIQWRVENVNIVPVFGQGALNVSPRVGHLHVNVDDLPWLWADASNINTIDLAGLPPGPHKIRIDLVNANHQVFPGQSKTVNFTVPKGAAGHSH; from the coding sequence GTGAACCCCCCACTGCCCGACCTGCTGGCTCAGGGTGTTGTATGGATCCAATGGCGGGTCGAGAACGTCAATATCGTCCCGGTGTTTGGGCAGGGGGCCCTCAACGTTTCGCCACGGGTCGGGCATCTCCACGTCAATGTGGACGACCTGCCTTGGTTGTGGGCCGATGCCAGCAACATCAATACGATCGACTTGGCCGGCTTGCCGCCGGGCCCGCACAAGATACGAATCGATTTGGTGAATGCCAACCATCAGGTCTTTCCCGGACAGTCCAAGACGGTGAACTTCACGGTACCTAAGGGGGCTGCTGGTCACTCTCACTAA
- a CDS encoding NnrS family protein, translated as MEPYRLLFAGGSLYAVLSMAIWFSWLHLLDHQIPWFGFRVGPSQYHSHVMLFGVMGFYVFGFILTAFPRFVGQPHPSAGAVVAWCMGLVGGQICFFLGATRDPAWMWPAAGLEGLSYLFLLGFLVKTYLRSGKCLEDKQPRFLLLALGFGTLGLLLSYAYYAAEGSFTFYTLSIELGTYGYLFLLVVGITYRIVPFFAGRVISGYEGRRGAHTLAVVTALILLRIFLVTLWADTPRQHYAAWAINLALLVVLAMEWLRWKPWQAKETPILFVLFLGLFWILVFLGFSGYELGYHLAHREAAVYPILRTPALHALYIGAFGTLILAISTRVVRGHGGAPIVADRYTLVALLLMQGAALWRVLTPVFFGASDSLWLRNYWAGLLWCIAFGVWAYRYLPFLFRPKPPTSA; from the coding sequence GTGGAACCGTACCGGCTGCTGTTCGCGGGCGGCTCGCTCTATGCGGTCTTGTCGATGGCTATCTGGTTTAGCTGGCTCCATCTGCTCGACCATCAAATTCCCTGGTTCGGTTTTCGGGTCGGCCCCAGCCAGTATCACTCCCACGTCATGCTCTTCGGTGTGATGGGCTTCTATGTCTTCGGCTTTATCCTCACCGCATTCCCTCGCTTCGTTGGACAGCCCCATCCTTCGGCCGGGGCCGTTGTGGCATGGTGCATGGGGTTGGTTGGCGGACAAATCTGCTTCTTTTTGGGAGCCACCCGCGATCCAGCCTGGATGTGGCCGGCGGCTGGATTGGAGGGCCTGAGCTATCTCTTTTTGCTAGGCTTCCTCGTCAAGACCTACCTCCGCTCGGGGAAATGCCTCGAGGACAAACAGCCGCGCTTCCTGCTGCTCGCCCTCGGTTTCGGCACTCTCGGGCTTCTGCTTTCCTACGCTTATTATGCAGCGGAGGGCAGCTTCACCTTTTACACGCTCAGCATTGAGCTCGGAACTTACGGTTACCTCTTTCTTTTAGTGGTCGGCATCACCTACCGCATCGTTCCCTTCTTTGCCGGGCGGGTGATATCAGGTTACGAGGGCCGGCGAGGCGCTCATACCTTGGCGGTCGTCACCGCGCTCATCCTGCTCCGAATCTTTCTGGTCACCCTGTGGGCGGACACGCCGCGGCAGCACTACGCAGCCTGGGCGATCAACCTGGCCCTCTTGGTGGTCTTGGCGATGGAATGGCTGCGCTGGAAGCCATGGCAAGCGAAGGAAACGCCGATCCTCTTCGTCCTTTTTCTGGGGCTGTTCTGGATTTTGGTCTTCTTGGGGTTTTCGGGGTATGAATTGGGCTACCACCTGGCCCACCGCGAGGCCGCAGTCTATCCGATCTTGCGGACTCCCGCCCTCCATGCTCTCTACATCGGCGCCTTCGGGACGCTGATCTTGGCGATCAGCACCCGCGTAGTGCGCGGCCACGGCGGGGCCCCGATCGTGGCGGACCGCTATACTCTTGTCGCGCTGCTCTTGATGCAGGGGGCCGCCCTTTGGCGGGTCCTCACCCCGGTCTTTTTTGGAGCTTCCGACAGCCTTTGGTTGCGAAATTACTGGGCCGGCTTACTCTGGTGCATCGCCTTTGGAGTATGGGCCTACCGTTACCTGCCGTTTCTGTTTCGGCCGAAGCCGCCAACGTCGGCCTGA
- a CDS encoding multicopper oxidase domain-containing protein, translating into MRRLAIPALFLAIGWIAACTGPGDLGPRYGTDYGAAPSKVGADLPKGDRYFLGGSVAKLPEVPIVNASPVKEVRLDVTHKVVELDNGVKFHGWTFGDDIPGPTIRVRQGDKVKFTLTNRSTESVQLVPPMPHSIDFHSAMVSPQDKYRSIDPGQTLSFEWTANYPGVFMYHCATPMVLQHLAAGMYGMVIVDPKEGWPGRVDREYAVVQSEFYLQDQPGTDGVYEIDMDKVEKKQPSYVTFNGRVNRHLTEGLKASPGDRVRLFVLNVGPNDTSSFHVIGTIFDKVWLDGNPANQWRGLQTVLLGASNGAVIEFVIPEAGKYVLVDHEFADAHHGALGAIDATSGQSPAPAEAPPPPSPPKAPETAPSPAPAATAPTGLQDMPGAKLFKTKTCYTCHSIGKGKMTGPDLKGLFSRRDEAWLRQYIPDPTTMTQTDPIAMKLKEEYKTQMPKVPLTGEELDQLLAYLKEATK; encoded by the coding sequence ATGAGAAGACTTGCAATCCCCGCCCTATTTCTAGCCATCGGCTGGATTGCCGCCTGCACAGGTCCCGGCGATCTCGGTCCCCGTTACGGGACCGACTACGGCGCAGCTCCTTCGAAGGTCGGCGCCGATTTGCCGAAGGGGGATAGGTATTTCTTGGGAGGATCGGTCGCGAAATTGCCCGAGGTGCCCATCGTCAACGCTTCGCCGGTGAAGGAAGTGCGCCTCGATGTCACCCACAAGGTGGTGGAACTGGACAATGGGGTGAAATTCCACGGCTGGACCTTCGGAGACGACATTCCGGGCCCCACCATCCGGGTCCGGCAAGGCGACAAGGTCAAGTTCACGCTCACCAACCGAAGCACCGAGTCGGTGCAGCTGGTGCCACCGATGCCGCATTCCATCGATTTTCATTCCGCGATGGTCTCGCCCCAGGACAAGTACCGCTCGATCGATCCGGGCCAGACCCTCAGCTTCGAGTGGACTGCCAACTATCCCGGCGTCTTTATGTATCATTGCGCGACGCCGATGGTCCTCCAGCACCTGGCCGCGGGCATGTACGGGATGGTGATCGTCGATCCCAAGGAAGGCTGGCCCGGGCGGGTGGACCGCGAATACGCGGTGGTTCAATCCGAATTCTACCTTCAGGACCAGCCGGGCACGGACGGCGTCTACGAAATCGACATGGACAAGGTGGAGAAAAAGCAACCCAGCTACGTCACCTTCAACGGCCGAGTGAATCGCCACCTGACCGAAGGGCTCAAGGCCTCGCCCGGGGACCGGGTCCGGCTCTTCGTCCTCAACGTCGGGCCGAACGATACCTCGAGCTTCCATGTGATCGGCACCATCTTCGACAAGGTCTGGCTGGACGGCAATCCGGCAAATCAATGGCGCGGCTTGCAAACCGTCCTGCTCGGAGCCTCCAACGGCGCGGTCATCGAGTTCGTCATTCCCGAGGCCGGGAAATACGTCCTGGTCGACCATGAGTTCGCGGATGCCCACCACGGCGCCTTGGGGGCGATCGATGCCACTTCGGGCCAATCGCCGGCGCCGGCCGAGGCGCCGCCTCCGCCGTCCCCGCCCAAAGCGCCCGAAACGGCGCCAAGTCCCGCGCCGGCGGCCACCGCTCCCACTGGCTTGCAGGACATGCCCGGAGCCAAATTGTTCAAGACCAAGACTTGCTATACCTGCCACAGCATCGGGAAGGGCAAAATGACCGGCCCCGACCTCAAGGGCCTCTTCTCGCGTCGCGACGAGGCTTGGCTTCGCCAGTACATCCCGGATCCCACCACCATGACTCAGACCGATCCCATCGCGATGAAGCTCAAGGAGGAATACAAGACTCAGATGCCCAAGGTGCCGCTGACCGGCGAGGAACTGGATCAACTCCTCGCCTACTTGAAAGAGGCGACGAAATGA
- a CDS encoding DUF1566 domain-containing protein has translation MLLQPTQRFVLYGAAQDLVFDRTTGLIWERTPSGTSNVSWTNAVNGCIHKAYPGDIFTIGSTLGWRLPSVEELGSLQMLTFYDDHGVGTDEFQYSPASDLFQNVTGGYWTFTTYPFSGVGANVDQAYQIHFGTVSPGINQDSKTDSTAKQWCVYGGSNPVQFLHTN, from the coding sequence TTGCTGCTGCAGCCCACCCAACGCTTCGTCCTCTACGGGGCCGCCCAAGACCTGGTCTTTGACCGCACGACGGGGCTGATTTGGGAAAGGACTCCCAGCGGGACCTCCAACGTGAGTTGGACCAATGCGGTCAACGGCTGCATCCACAAGGCCTACCCGGGTGATATATTTACCATCGGATCCACCCTTGGCTGGCGCCTGCCCTCCGTCGAGGAGCTCGGCAGCCTGCAAATGCTGACATTTTATGACGACCATGGCGTAGGAACCGACGAATTCCAGTATAGCCCCGCCTCCGACCTTTTTCAGAACGTCACCGGGGGCTACTGGACCTTTACCACTTACCCATTTTCCGGCGTCGGGGCCAACGTCGACCAGGCTTACCAAATCCATTTCGGCACCGTGAGCCCGGGCATTAATCAGGACAGCAAGACCGACAGCACCGCCAAGCAATGGTGCGTCTACGGCGGATCCAATCCCGTCCAATTCCTCCACACCAACTAA
- a CDS encoding helix-turn-helix transcriptional regulator, with protein MRNLDFQEKAAGNILRAAYEASSWEDFNAQSLSSFHDLFDTSFLVSFRSDERGPLIANPEAQEAQRMWAEQFYPDDPMVAATHRPNQGILQASRCPEYRAFLKHPVYHEVGRRHGVHDYLLLHLSDVIPYQPGSVYLLLARNHRQPSFSREELFKAASLMPPLKSLARWIDRVNTLQESCSIMEGSLDSEKRPKMAFDIDGKVLCASRDAEKMVGCQDRGRFRIAKELLAAVRKFGNLAKGQNGEAPPPAVTLFGENARPIQVTLRLAKTRSGKPFVFAEIERPDSLPLASQLAETARRFGLTAAESQVLGLLARGLSDREIAQRLFVSRDTIHTHLGHLFGKLDVRSRLQAALLAYGLPLEGWQGLTPWKRES; from the coding sequence ATGCGAAATTTAGATTTTCAGGAAAAAGCGGCGGGAAACATCCTGCGGGCCGCCTATGAAGCTTCCTCATGGGAAGATTTCAACGCCCAGAGCCTCTCTTCTTTCCATGATCTTTTCGACACCAGCTTTTTGGTTTCTTTTCGATCCGACGAACGGGGGCCCCTGATCGCGAACCCGGAAGCCCAAGAAGCTCAGCGCATGTGGGCGGAGCAATTTTACCCCGACGATCCCATGGTCGCGGCCACTCACAGGCCGAACCAAGGGATCCTGCAAGCGTCTCGATGTCCGGAGTATAGGGCATTCTTGAAACATCCCGTTTATCACGAGGTGGGTCGACGCCATGGCGTCCATGATTACCTCCTGCTCCATCTCAGCGATGTCATTCCTTACCAGCCGGGCTCCGTTTATCTCTTGCTGGCCCGGAACCACCGGCAGCCCAGCTTTAGCCGGGAGGAGCTGTTCAAGGCAGCGAGCCTGATGCCGCCGCTGAAGTCCTTGGCTAGGTGGATCGATCGCGTGAATACCTTGCAGGAATCCTGTTCCATCATGGAGGGAAGCCTGGACTCGGAGAAACGTCCCAAGATGGCTTTCGACATTGATGGCAAGGTGCTCTGCGCCTCGCGGGATGCCGAGAAAATGGTTGGATGCCAAGACCGCGGCCGTTTTCGGATCGCGAAAGAGCTCCTCGCGGCGGTGCGGAAATTTGGAAATTTGGCGAAAGGGCAAAACGGCGAAGCGCCACCTCCCGCCGTCACTCTCTTCGGGGAAAATGCCCGACCGATCCAGGTCACGCTTCGCTTGGCCAAAACCCGCTCCGGAAAACCTTTCGTCTTCGCCGAGATCGAGCGCCCCGATTCACTCCCTTTAGCTTCACAGCTCGCAGAAACGGCCCGGCGCTTCGGCCTGACCGCGGCGGAATCCCAAGTTCTCGGCCTGCTGGCGCGGGGACTTTCCGACCGCGAAATCGCGCAACGGCTCTTCGTTTCCCGGGATACCATCCACACGCATTTGGGACACCTCTTCGGCAAACTGGACGTGCGCTCGCGTTTGCAGGCGGCGCTGCTTGCCTATGGACTTCCCCTGGAAGGCTGGCAAGGTCTCACCCCATGGAAGCGCGAGAGCTGA
- a CDS encoding nitronate monooxygenase, whose amino-acid sequence MANDNDDSSKTMSRRRALEVLGIGGMSLATSAILPSSVKAGYDTDLSLHTRLTREFGIRWPFVGAGMGFVAMPELVAAVSNAGGMGVLGNAIEPPPGTQILIQQIRQLTDRPFGVDFSVVDTPAGPGTLDAHIEVAAAERVSLVVFHFDLPKRDWVLQLQAVGTRVWAQVPSFQQAMDALDLGVDGIVAQGSEAGGHNRNTTTPLRELLREILRNTRKPVLASGGIVTGRDAARALHAGAEGVWVGSRLIASVEAHAHPEYKRRVANAGRGETVSTTMFGPELPDEPYRVLRNRVVNEWAGREDEIPSPPPPPATIGTTVLFPLTLRVPYTMPKFSAVVPDPETEGDFEEMGLPAGAGSHRIRSVLPAGRIVREMMHEAREALDDIACGRDDADWGRD is encoded by the coding sequence ATGGCAAACGACAACGACGACTCCTCGAAAACAATGAGCCGGCGCCGGGCGCTGGAGGTGCTCGGCATCGGCGGCATGAGCTTGGCAACCAGCGCCATCCTTCCCTCGTCCGTCAAGGCCGGCTATGACACCGACCTTTCCCTCCATACCCGCCTGACCCGGGAATTCGGGATACGCTGGCCCTTCGTGGGCGCGGGCATGGGCTTTGTCGCCATGCCCGAGCTCGTCGCCGCCGTGTCCAACGCCGGCGGCATGGGCGTGCTGGGCAACGCGATAGAACCCCCGCCCGGAACCCAGATCCTCATCCAGCAAATTCGCCAGCTCACCGATCGGCCCTTCGGCGTGGACTTCAGCGTGGTCGATACCCCTGCTGGCCCCGGCACCTTGGATGCTCACATCGAGGTGGCCGCGGCGGAACGCGTCTCCCTGGTCGTGTTCCACTTCGACTTGCCCAAGCGCGACTGGGTCCTGCAGTTGCAGGCGGTGGGCACCCGCGTGTGGGCGCAGGTGCCGTCCTTCCAACAGGCCATGGATGCCTTGGACCTTGGGGTGGACGGGATCGTGGCGCAGGGATCGGAAGCCGGCGGGCACAACCGCAACACCACCACTCCGTTGCGGGAGCTGTTGCGCGAGATTTTGCGGAATACGCGCAAACCGGTGCTGGCCTCGGGAGGCATCGTCACGGGCCGGGACGCCGCGCGCGCTTTGCACGCCGGCGCGGAGGGCGTGTGGGTGGGAAGCCGCTTGATCGCGTCGGTGGAAGCCCACGCCCACCCCGAATACAAGCGCCGCGTCGCGAACGCCGGCCGGGGCGAGACCGTGAGCACCACGATGTTCGGCCCCGAGCTCCCGGACGAGCCTTACCGGGTGCTGCGAAACCGGGTGGTGAACGAATGGGCGGGACGGGAAGATGAAATCCCCAGTCCTCCGCCGCCGCCCGCGACGATCGGCACGACGGTGCTTTTCCCGCTGACCTTGCGGGTTCCTTACACGATGCCGAAGTTCAGCGCCGTGGTCCCCGATCCGGAAACCGAGGGCGATTTCGAAGAGATGGGGCTACCCGCCGGCGCCGGATCGCACAGGATCCGTTCGGTTCTGCCGGCCGGAAGGATCGTGCGGGAAATGATGCACGAGGCGCGCGAGGCGCTCGACGACATCGCCTGCGGCCGCGACGACGCGGATTGGGGCCGTGACTAA